A portion of the Heterodontus francisci isolate sHetFra1 unplaced genomic scaffold, sHetFra1.hap1 HAP1_SCAFFOLD_66, whole genome shotgun sequence genome contains these proteins:
- the LOC137361654 gene encoding probable G-protein coupled receptor 139, with protein sequence MHRPIQWVGKIFCLILAIIGVPVNLVSIVILSKGNCGLSTCTTRYLVAMSTADLLVIITEIMLRRITNLYFPIDFLDLTSVCRPLSVLIRAAIDCSVWFTITFTFDRFVAICCQKLKSKYCARKTATVVLTTTSILLCLKNIPIYFRFKPRGVIDDVQWGCSNKPSYFTDPLWIGFAMFEKVLTPLLPFILILLLNALTFRHILVTNRVRQRLRRQSKKDNHSDSEMEKRRKSMILLFTISGSFILLWLVYILYIFDAGYLLDDDSYYTFEGVAYMLRNLSCCTNTFIYVATQSEFREQLKSAVKYAVTSIIKLIHKQSN encoded by the exons atgcaccgaccaattcaatgggtggggaaaatattctgtctgatccttgctatcattggcgttcctg ttaatttagtgtcaattgtaatcctgtccaagggaaactgtggactctccacctgcaccactcgctacctggtggccatgtcaacggcggatctactggtcattatcactgagatcatgctCCGGAGAATCACTAACCTTTATTTCCCAATAGATTtcttggacctcacctctgtgtgtcgccctctctctgtcctgatccgtgcagccatcgactgttccgtctggttcaccatcactttcacatttgatcgatttgtcgccatttgttgccagaagctgaaatcaaaatattgtgccaggaaaactgcgactgtggttctaacaactaccagcattctcctctgtctaaaaaatattcccatctacttcagATTTAAACCAAGAGGGGTCATCGACGATGTACAATGGGGCTGCTCtaacaagccaagctattttactgaccctctatggattggatttgcaatgtttgaaaaagttttaacaccattattgccattcattttaattctgttgctgaacgctctgacgttcagacacattttagtgaccaatcgtgttcgtcagagactgagacgtcagagcaagaaagataatcacagtgactctgaaatggagaaaagaaggaagtctatgattttactcttcaccatatctggcagtttcatacttctgtggctggtgtatattttatatatatttgatgctggttatttattagatgatgattcttattataCCTTTGAAGgtgtcgcatatatgctgcggaatttaagttgctgtacaaacacatttatatatgtggccactcagtccgagttcagagagcagttaaagagcgcggtgaaatatgcagttacatcaattattaaattaattcataaacaaagcaactga